Proteins encoded in a region of the Acidobacteriota bacterium genome:
- a CDS encoding CHAT domain-containing protein yields the protein LALTAEADPLLNRLLTLPALARLANVRVARLSPPAADALHQQLRGRHALLHVRLPLLAGGRTVVVGLPGGTAAALDEEIGRATQVDLVTLDPAGGFVEAPASRVRGAERLVERGARAALVPLEPLPEDWAPEFWERFYTELGRGRRKTEALRRALAGRRPAVHFVLLGHADTRVVPPLRVLWPVWAALGAVLVVLSVVLLRVLRRPQDPFDIEPPEEPEEQAEGA from the coding sequence CTCGCGCTCACGGCGGAGGCGGATCCTCTCCTGAACCGACTGCTGACGCTGCCGGCGCTGGCGCGCCTAGCGAACGTGCGCGTCGCGCGGCTGTCGCCGCCCGCCGCGGACGCGCTGCACCAGCAGCTCCGGGGCCGCCACGCCCTTCTCCACGTCCGGCTGCCGCTTCTCGCCGGAGGCCGGACCGTGGTCGTCGGCCTTCCCGGGGGAACGGCCGCCGCCCTCGACGAGGAGATCGGCCGGGCCACGCAGGTCGATCTGGTCACCCTCGATCCCGCGGGCGGATTCGTGGAAGCGCCCGCGTCGCGCGTCCGGGGCGCCGAGCGCCTGGTCGAGCGCGGCGCGCGGGCGGCGCTGGTTCCGCTCGAGCCGTTGCCGGAGGACTGGGCGCCCGAGTTCTGGGAGAGGTTCTACACCGAACTCGGCCGCGGGCGGCGGAAGACCGAAGCCCTCCGGCGGGCGCTGGCGGGACGCCGGCCGGCCGTGCACTTCGTGCTCTTGGGGCACGCCGACACCCGCGTCGTGCCGCCTCTCCGGGTTCTCTGGCCCGTGTGGGCCGCGCTGGGAGCGGTTCTGGTGGTGCTCTCGGTGGTTCTGCTGCGCGTCCTGCGCCGCCCCCAGGATCCGTTCGACATCGAGCCGCCCGAAGAGCCGGAGGAGCAGGCGGAAGGGGCGTGA
- a CDS encoding response regulator encodes MKARNLRARTGRNRIRPRIRAGATRTKRKRPAPGKSPGHRSGARPQPRAWHGDAAGRRQGARLHAGRPVRTPTAPSRRSARHLARGALLAPSSRLSPESRSPAPERPGVVGDRRPPRFLRWRPARFLQSGGAQRRSIGHDPPHRRLARRNHAGRIGRGPRPRRAAPACPRVRERGAAAPGRVPLPRGAGGAAGRRRGQRPAGPARGRWRSAGSVAPARRRPGARPRSRAAAPPACGRDPPLSRRRRLPAPDREGRTRRGGTSTVGRRGGTGARPRRRGAGPSRAGGREAGAPPARRHAARGVDRAGARQGLSGRRRGGVAAPSRTRPGAHAQVRGGSALTRRPATEPREDLERELERTREELYAAERRLITVLDGVGWLAVGLAADGTITYANPHFLDLSGYTLPELLGRPWLETFVPEGDRDRVRRALAEGQAGNRPVVEHPVRCRSGEERIVSWSNTPLSSGAGFAGTLCVGRDITEERRQERALREANEALRASLDAQRKLSAELERARRRAEAAARAKSLFLATMSHEIRTPMNGVIGMTSLLLESRLTREQRECLEVIATSAETLLTIINDLLDFSKLEAGRVELERIDFDVRGAVENVCALLAPQAQEKGLELVWIVEPDVPGSVTGDPGRLRQVLTNLVGNAVKFTASGEVVLRVARAEPGRLRFTVRDTGIGIPSGMEEKLFRPFSQADASTTRRFGGTGLGLAICKSLVGLMEGDIGVESREGQGSTFWFTARLPDAAPPPTPRLEGLRGRTILIADENGAAREAMRALVVEAVPAPRILEAADAEALAAWLFGERHPAPAIAIVGESLAEPAAAAASRLRNRPALGVALPWSRRGEFGAYQRAGFSEWIGKPIRRSPARRALARLAGLPEETSRGSAAATLAPAAASLRILVAEDNPVNQKVAERMLARLGHRVTLVANGKAAVEAVRAERFDLVLMDCQMPELDGYDATRAIRGLEGESAATPIVAMTANAAEEDRAACLAAGMDAVLVKPFQLHQLAAVLSRWAPEPASR; translated from the coding sequence ATGAAAGCACGAAACTTACGGGCGCGAACTGGCCGGAATAGAATCCGCCCGCGGATCCGCGCGGGCGCGACGCGGACGAAACGGAAGAGGCCGGCTCCAGGCAAGAGTCCCGGCCACAGGTCGGGGGCCCGGCCGCAGCCAAGGGCCTGGCACGGGGATGCGGCAGGCCGAAGGCAAGGGGCCCGGCTGCATGCCGGAAGGCCGGTCCGGACCCCGACGGCCCCGTCACGACGATCGGCACGCCACCTCGCGCGAGGGGCACTCCTGGCGCCTTCTTCTCGGCTGTCGCCGGAGAGTCGTTCCCCGGCCCCGGAGCGACCCGGCGTTGTCGGGGACCGGCGCCCGCCTAGATTCCTCCGGTGGAGGCCCGCTCGGTTTCTCCAAAGCGGTGGGGCGCAGCGGAGATCGATCGGACATGACCCACCTCACCGCCGGTTGGCTCGGCGGAACCACGCCGGACGGATCGGACGCGGACCGCGACCCCGGCGAGCGGCTCCGGCGTGCCCGCGCGTGCGCGAGCGAGGGGCGGCTGCTCCGGGCCGTGTTCCTCTGCCTCGAGGCGCGGGAGGAGCCGCCGGTCGCCGCCGAGGCCAACGCCCTGCTGGCCCGGCTCGCGGACGGTGGCGAAGTGCCGGTTCTGTCGCGCCTGCCCGCCGGCGACCGGGGGCGCGTCCTCGGAGCCGCGCGGCCGCGCCGCCTGCCTGCGGGAGAGATCCTCCCCTATCCCGAAGGCGGCGACTGCCTGCTCCTGATCGCGAGGGGCGAACTCGCCGTGGTGGGACGAGCACCGTGGGGCGGCGAGGTGGAACTGGGGCGCGCCCGCGAAGGAGAGGTGCTGGGCCTTCCCGAGCCGGAGGAAGAGAAGCGGGGGCCCCGCCGGCTCGTCGTCACGCGGCCCGCGGAGTTGATCGAGCTGGAGCGAGGCAGGGTCTGTCAGGGCGGAGGCGCGGAGGCGTGGCGGCGCCTTCTCGAACTCGCCCGGGAGCGCATGCTCAGGTGCGCGGGGGTTCGGCCTTGACGCGGCGTCCGGCGACGGAGCCGCGGGAGGACCTCGAGCGGGAACTCGAGCGCACCCGCGAGGAGCTGTACGCCGCCGAGAGGCGGCTGATCACCGTTCTCGACGGGGTCGGTTGGCTGGCGGTCGGCCTCGCCGCCGACGGGACGATCACCTACGCCAACCCTCACTTTCTCGATCTGAGCGGCTACACCCTGCCGGAGCTTCTCGGACGTCCGTGGCTCGAGACCTTCGTCCCCGAAGGCGACCGTGACCGCGTGCGGCGGGCCCTCGCGGAAGGGCAGGCGGGAAACCGGCCCGTCGTCGAGCACCCGGTCCGATGCCGGTCGGGGGAAGAACGCATCGTCTCCTGGAGCAACACCCCGTTGTCGTCAGGCGCCGGGTTCGCCGGCACATTGTGCGTCGGGCGCGATATCACGGAGGAGCGGCGCCAGGAACGGGCGCTGCGCGAGGCGAACGAGGCTCTCCGGGCCTCGCTGGACGCTCAACGGAAGCTCTCGGCGGAGCTGGAGCGGGCGCGGCGCCGCGCCGAGGCGGCGGCCCGGGCGAAGTCGCTCTTCCTGGCGACGATGAGCCACGAGATTCGAACCCCGATGAACGGGGTGATCGGCATGACGAGCCTCCTGCTCGAATCGCGGCTCACCCGGGAGCAGCGCGAATGCCTCGAGGTGATCGCCACCTCGGCGGAAACCCTGCTGACCATCATCAACGACCTGCTCGATTTTTCGAAGCTGGAAGCGGGGCGCGTCGAGCTGGAGCGGATCGACTTCGACGTCCGGGGAGCTGTCGAGAACGTCTGTGCCCTGCTGGCCCCCCAGGCGCAGGAGAAGGGGCTCGAGCTGGTGTGGATCGTCGAGCCGGACGTCCCGGGGTCGGTCACCGGCGATCCGGGACGGCTGCGCCAGGTCCTCACCAACCTGGTCGGCAACGCCGTGAAGTTCACCGCCAGCGGCGAGGTCGTGCTCCGCGTGGCGCGGGCGGAGCCCGGCCGCCTGCGGTTCACCGTTCGCGACACCGGCATCGGCATTCCGTCGGGCATGGAAGAGAAGCTGTTCCGCCCGTTCTCCCAGGCCGACGCGTCGACGACGCGTCGGTTCGGCGGGACGGGGCTGGGCCTGGCGATCTGCAAGAGCCTCGTCGGCCTCATGGAGGGAGACATCGGGGTCGAGAGCCGGGAGGGGCAGGGCTCGACCTTCTGGTTCACCGCGCGCCTGCCCGATGCGGCGCCACCCCCCACTCCCCGGCTCGAGGGCCTGCGCGGGCGCACCATCCTGATCGCCGACGAGAACGGGGCCGCGCGCGAAGCGATGCGCGCGCTCGTCGTCGAAGCGGTGCCGGCCCCGCGGATCCTGGAGGCCGCCGACGCCGAGGCGCTCGCCGCGTGGCTCTTTGGCGAGCGGCATCCGGCTCCCGCCATCGCCATCGTGGGCGAGTCGCTGGCCGAACCGGCGGCGGCCGCCGCGTCGCGGCTGCGGAACCGGCCGGCGCTCGGAGTCGCGCTTCCCTGGTCGCGGCGCGGCGAGTTCGGCGCTTACCAGCGGGCCGGGTTCTCCGAGTGGATCGGAAAGCCGATCCGCCGGTCGCCCGCCCGCCGCGCCCTGGCCCGCCTCGCCGGCTTGCCGGAGGAAACGTCACGCGGGAGCGCGGCCGCCACCCTCGCGCCCGCGGCAGCGTCTCTGAGGATCCTCGTCGCCGAGGACAACCCGGTGAACCAGAAGGTGGCGGAGCGGATGCTGGCGCGGCTGGGCCACCGCGTGACGCTGGTGGCGAACGGAAAAGCGGCCGTCGAGGCGGTGCGGGCGGAGCGGTTCGACCTCGTGCTGATGGACTGCCAGATGCCCGAACTCGACGGCTACGATGCCACCCGCGCCATCCGGGGGCTGGAGGGAGAATCGGCCGCCACGCCGATCGTGGCCATGACCGCCAACGCGGCCGAGGAGGATCGGGCGGCATGCCTCGCGGCGGGGATGGACGCGGTGCTGGTCAAGCCGTTCCAGCTCCACCAGCTCGCGGCCGTGCTGTCGCGCTGGGCGCCGGAGCCCGCCTCGCGCTGA